Genomic DNA from Persephonella sp.:
GAAACAGCTATAAAAAGAGCTTCCTTTTCTGACAGTTTTACTGTTTTTACAGGTATCAAAACAGAGTAGAAAAAAAGAGTAATAAAAATAGGGACTATGTAACAAAGGATCTCCTGATCTTCAGTATAAATTGAGTAAAAAAGTGGTAATGTGAATGTTGTCAAAGAAAGGATAAAAAGTATAAAGCTCAAGATTTTCAAAACAGGCAGAATTCTGAAGTTATTCATTTTCTTCTTCTTCCTTCTCAAGTATGACTAAGATATCACCCTCTTTCAACACAAAATTGCCGTGAACTATATTCATCTTCCCTTCTCTTACGACACTGAGCACAACAGAGTTTTTTAATGGGATTTCACTTATCTTTTTCCCGCTTAATTTTTTGTTTACTATCTGCTCATATACTTTTACATTTTCCTTAAGCTCAAAAATGTCCCTCAATCCTCTGTGCCTAATTTTTCTGTAAACTTTCCTTGCTATAAGTTTTCTTGCAACTATAGGTATGTCAATACCGAGGGAAAATGCTATCTCTTCATACTCAGGTTTTTCAATAACTGCCAGAACCTTTTTTGCGTTTAGTTTTTTGGCTATTATACATGCAAGAATGTTGTCTTCTCTGTAGCTTGCACTTATAACAAGATCTGAATCACCTACCCTTTCGCTTTTTAATAGCTCCTGATCTGTTATTTTACCGTTTAAAACCATTATTCCCGGAAATTCTGAAGCTATCTCCTCACACAGATTTATATCCTGATCTATCACTTTTATCTTCAGCTTTTTTTCTTCATACAATCTTTTCAGTATGGATTTGCCGACTTTAGATACGCCTAAAAAAACAACATCTTTCACTGGTGTGAACTGTATGTTAGATAGATCTATAAACTGATCTAATCTGTCTTTTTCTATCAGTATATAAAGAAGATCCCCTTCCAGAATGGTTTTTTCCCCTTTTGGAATAAAAATCTTTTCGTCTCTCTCTATGAGAGCAAGGGTAAAAGGAACTTTTTCTCTGAGATCTTTAAGATCAGCTATTTTTGTGTTTGTAAATCTGTCAGGTCTATTTGCTCTGTAGCTAAATATTATAAATTTTCCTTCCTCTAACTCATTAAGATAAGAAATAAATGGGTAGTTAATTATCATCTGAACATTTTTGAAAAGCTCTTTAAAGGTATTAACAATCTCTATCTGGAGAAAGCTCTCTATCTCATGTTTTGATAAAATATCCTTATCAACCCTTACAAATATTCTGTCCCTGTTATAAACAGCTCTGAGCATAAGAGCAACAGATAGGTTGATCTCATCTTTGTTTGTTGCAACGATATAAAGATCGTAATCTTTCAGCTGTCCTATACATTCTTCATCAAAGGCATCACAGTTGTAAGCTGCTATATCTGCATGAATCTGAAGGTCTTCTACCTTTTTGCTGTCTTTGTCAATAATAGCTATGTCGTAGCCTTCCTCAGAAAGTTTCTTCGCAAGATAACTGCCTACTACCCCTGCACCAACTATACAGATTTTCATTTATACACCAGATTTTTTATTAAATTATTAATCTTTATTATAAGATTAATTACTGTGGGGTAAAGACAGGATCAAGATAGAGATGTATTATAATTTTGTTTCTAATAATCTGGAGGTTGGAAATGAAAAAAGTTCTCAGCGGTATGAGACCAACAGGAAAACTTCATTTAGGTCATTACCTTGGTGTTATAAAAAACTGGCTTGAGCTACAGGAAAAACACGACTGTAAATTTTTTATAGCTGACTGGCATGCACTAACTAACAAATACAAACAGACAGATGATCTAAAGGAAAACATAAAACAGATGATAATAGACTGGCTTTCCTGCGGTATTGATCCTGAGAAGGCAACCCTTTTTATTCAGTCAGGAGTTAAGGAACATGCAGAGCTATCCCTTCTTTTTTCTATGATCACCCCTAAAAGCTGGCTTGAGCTGAACCCTTCCTACAAGGATCTTAAGTTTAACCTTTATTACCAGTATCTGAGAGATTTTCTTGCAGGTAAACAGGTAAAGATTATCCAGACCCCACCATCTGAAGATTTTGATCAGGCTGTTGAAAGAGCATCGGGAAAAGTTAGGAATAAAATATTTGAGGAATATCTGAGAGAAGCTTTTTTCAGGGCTTTTTACAACAAAAAAGGAATAGATTTTAAAGGTCTGAAAGAAACACTCATAAAGCTTGGTATCCAGAAAAAGATTGTAGAGGAGGCTGTAAAAAATCTTGAAGAAGGGGATGTTGGGAAGGATATAGACACACTCGGCTTTCTTGCCTATCCTGTTCTTCAGGCGGCAGACATTCTTATATACAAGGCTGAAGCCGTTCCTGTAGGAGAAGACCAACTTCCCCACATTGAGCTTACAAGAGAGATAGCAAGGAGATTCAACAACCTTTATGACAGCATTTTCCCAGAGCCTGAGGCTATGCTGACAGAGGAATCTAAACTTCCCGGAATAGATGGAAGAAAGATGTCAAAATCCTACAACAATGCCATATACCTGTCAGATGATCAGCAGACGGTTAACAAAAAAGTTCTTGAGATGAAAACAGACCCCCAGAGAGTAAGAAGAAATGATCCCGGTAATCCTGAAGTGTGCATAGTTTACGATTACCACAGGATTTTTACAGATAAGGATACTGTGAAGGATATAGATAAAAAATGCAGAAATGCAGAGATAGGTTGTGTAGACTGTAAAAAGATCCTTGCACAAAATCTGAACAGATTTTTAGATCCAATAAGGGAAAGGAGAAAAGAAATAGAAAAGGATCTTCCTACATACGAAAAGATCTTTCAGGAAGGAACCGAAAAAGCAAAAGCGATAGCTTCAGAAACAATGACAGAAGTTAGAAAAGCTATGAGGCTGTGGGAGTTTTAAAGGGGCTAAAAGCCCCTTTCGTTTACAACCCTTTTTCTGCCATAAACAGAACTAAATCTTTTAACCTGTTTGAGTATCCCCACTCATTGTCGTACCATGATGAAACATGAACAAAATTTCCACCGATCACCTTTGTTGAAAGTGCATCAAATATAGATGAGTGTGGATTTCCTACAATATCCTGTGAAACAAGGGGATCTTCCGAATACTCAAGAATTCCTTTCATTTCCCCTTCTGCGTATTCTTTCATCTTTGCGTTTATCTCTTCTTCTGTTGTTTCCTTTTCTACCACTACTGTAAGATCAACAATAGAACCGTCAGCAACAGGAACCCTTCTTGCCGTTCCGTCTAATTTTCCTTTTAATTCAGGGAGAACTTCACCTACAGCCTTTGCAGCACCTGTTGTTGTTGGGATTATGTTTACAGCTGCCGCCCTTGCCCTTCTTAGATCCTTGTGTGGCAGATCAAGTATCCTCTGGTCATTTGTGTAAGCGTGAACGGTAACCATGTAGCCTTTTATTATCCCGAACTCTTTGTGAAGTATTTTTGCTATCGGTGCAAGACAGTTTGTTGTGCATGAAGCGTTAGATATTATGTTGTGCTTTTCTGGATCGTAATTTTCCTCATTGACCCCAAGAACAACTGTAAGATCAGGGTTTTTACCGGGTGCAGATATTATGACCTTTTTTGCCCCTGCCTGAAGATGTTTTGATGCACCTTCCCTGTCTCTGAAAACCCCTGTAGATTCAATAACTATGTCAACATCAAGATCTTTCCAGGGAAGCTGTGCCGGATCCTTTATAGCGGTGACTTCTATCTCTTTTCCCTCAACAACAATAGAATTTCCCTTTGCCTCAACATTTTTTGAAAATCTGCCGTGAACAGAGTCATATTTTAGTAGATGTGCAAGTGTATGGGCATCTGTAAGATCATTGATCCCCACAATCTCAATATCTGGATTGTCAACGCAGGCTCTAAAGAAGTTCCTCCCTATTCTACCAAAACCGTTAATACCAACCCTGATGGTCATTTACTTCCTCCTTTTGTTTTTATACAACATTAATCTACGTTAATATTTTAACATTTAAAGATGATTAATCCTGAACAATCTGGTGAATGATCTGTTCCATTTTCATTCCCCTTGAACCTTTAATCCAGACTGTTGTTTTCTCTTTTTGGGAGGATATAAAATCAGCTATATCCCTTTTCTGTTCAAAATAGTAAACATCTTTTTTACCTTTTAGTATTTCATACGCATACCTCATCTGTTCTCCATAAAATACAGCTGTATCAATAGATGAGTTTTGTATTAACTTTCCCACCTCTTTATGTTTCTGGATTGAGTAAACTCCAAGCTCAAGCATATCTCCTAAGACTATAATTTTTTTACCTTTCATCATTGAGAGTGTTTTAATTGCATTTTCAACAGAGAGAGGGTTTGCGTTGTAACTGTCGTCTATTATTGTTATATTTTTTTGTCTGATAACCTTTCCCCTTCCTTCAGGCAAATAAAAAAGGCGTAGTTTTTCAATGGTTTTTTCAGGATCAATCTCAAGGTATTGTAAAACACCAAAAACAGCCCCCAAGTTGTTAAAAACAGCCATATTAAACACAGGCATCTCAACCCTGTATGACTTTTTTCCAATCTGTATAATACCTTCTGTTCCATTATCATTTATATTTACAGACAGAATTTTTATGTCTGAACCTTCTTCTGATCCAAATGTTATAACATTTTTGTGTTGATAAAAATCTTTAACACAATAAGGAATTATTCCAACATCTCCCCCTTCTAATATCTCACCTTTTCCTCTTATCACATTTTCAAAACTGCCGAACTTCTCTGTATGACCGTATCCTACAGATGTTAGAACTCTGATCTCAGGCTGTGATATTGAAACAAGATAGGATATGTCCCCTATTTTACCTGCTCCCAACTCAAATATACCTGCTTGTGTCCCCTCAGGGATGTTTGCAAGTGTTAAAGGGTGTCCTATCTCGTTGTTCAGATTTCCGGGGGTTGAGTATGTTTTAAAATGATCTGACAAAACAAAATCCAAAAGCTCTTTTGTTGTGGTTTTTCCGCTTGTTCCTGTTATGCCTATTGCAAATGAGAGTTTTTTTCTTTTGTGTTTTCCCACCTTTATGAGAGCCTCAAGGGTGCTTCTGACATGTAATGAGCCCGGGTGCGGATCTTTTTTTTGTGTAAAAAAACCTACAGCACCTTTTTTAATCGCATCTTTTATAAAGAGGTGTCCGTCATATCTACTTCCTTTTATCGGGACGAAAAAATCTCCTTTTTCTATCTGACGGCTGTCTATCTTAAATTTTTTTATCCTGCTGTTTTGTGATGTTTTCTTACCAAAAAGGTTGAACAGTTCTTTAATTTCCATAAGGACTTATTTTATAATTAATCAGCTTTTTTTCAAGGATTTGAAAATTTTAAAACTGTTATAGATTTACAAAAAGGGGTTTTAGATGGAGATAAACTGGTTAAATCTGATATTTATGATACCGGCACTTCTTTTTGCCGTTATTATACATGAGCTTGGTCACGGCATCGTTGCTTACAGGCTTGGAGATCCGACGCCTAAATTAGCAGGAAGGCTGACATTTAATCCTATTCCACACATTGATCCTTTAGGCTCAATAATACTTCCTGCTATGCTTCTAATCCTAAAATTTCCGTTTATATTCGGGTGGGCAAAACCTATCCCTGTTAACGCATGGAATTTTAAAAAATTAGGATACAGAAAGGGCATGGCAGTGACGGCTTTTGCAGGTCCCGGAATGAACTTCCTTTCTGCTGTTGTTTTTGGAATTTTTTACCAGATACTATCAAGTCCTCAAATATTGATAACGATTAATGAAACTCTTGGCAGGGGTTTTATAGATTCTGTTCTGACCCCTATCTTGATATTTTTAAAATATTCTGTAAGTATCAACATAATTCTTGCCATATTCAACTTACTTCCCATTCCTCCCCTTGACGGTGGTAGGATTTTGATGAGTTTTCTCCCTCCATATCTTGAGCAGAAACTTGAACCTCTTGAGCAGTGGGGATTTTTTATTGTTATTCTTTTGATGATAGCAGGACTGTTTAAATATGTAGTTCTTCCTCCTTATATGTTTTTAACTTCTATTTTGCTTGGTTATTGATTAAGGTCATTGATAAAAAAGTGATAAGTGGAAAAATTTATCATAAAATTTTATTAGTTATTCTGTATAATTGAGATTGAATATAAATTAAATTTAGGAAGAGAAAATGAAACTGTCGCAGGTCGCCAAAGGAAAAAAATGCAGGATAAAAAAGCTTGACTTTACTCCTGAAATGAAAAGGAGACTTCTTGAGCTTGGGCTTTTTCCCGGTCAGGAGATAGAGGTTGTTCAGGATGCACCTTTTGGTGGACCTGTGAAGATAAAAATAAAAGATTACTGCCTTGCCCTGAGAAGATCAGAAGCAAATCATATTGAGGTTGAAGAAGAAAATGAGCAGTAAAGTCATAAAAGTTGCTGTTGCCGGAAATCCTAACACAGGAAAAACAACCCTAATAAATGCTATAGCAGGAACTAACTTACATGTTGGAAACTGGCCGGGAGTTACAATAGAAAAGAAAGAGGCAAAGTTCAGATACAAAGATTATGAGATACATCTTATAGACCTTCCTGGGACTTACAGCCTCAGCAACAACTCAGAAGAAGAAAAGATAGCTGTAGATTTTCTCATAAAGGAAAAACCTGATGTTGTTATAGATGTTGTTGACTCAACTAATCTTGAAAGAAATCTTTATCTGACTGTGCAACTGCTTGAGCTTGAGCTTCCTGTTGTTATAGCCCTTAACATGTGGGACGAAGCAGTAGCAAAGGGAATTGAGATTGATTATAAAAAACTTGAAGAGCTATTGTGCGTCAAAGCAGTTCCAACATCTGCTGTAAAAGGAGAAGGGATTAATCAGCTTCTTGATGCTGTAATTGAAATTTTTAACAGAAAGGAAAAACCTGTATGTGTTTTACACTTTGAGGATCCACTTGAGGAAGAGATAAAAAAAATACTGAAACAGATAGAAGAGATACAGCCTGTTTTGCTTGATCTTTACCCTAAAAGATACCTCGTTCTGTCCTTAATTGAAGGAAATGAATCATTCATTGATCTTCCTATAAATGAAAAACTTCAGCAGATAATACAGCAGTTCAGACAGAATA
This window encodes:
- the trpS gene encoding tryptophan--tRNA ligase, giving the protein MKKVLSGMRPTGKLHLGHYLGVIKNWLELQEKHDCKFFIADWHALTNKYKQTDDLKENIKQMIIDWLSCGIDPEKATLFIQSGVKEHAELSLLFSMITPKSWLELNPSYKDLKFNLYYQYLRDFLAGKQVKIIQTPPSEDFDQAVERASGKVRNKIFEEYLREAFFRAFYNKKGIDFKGLKETLIKLGIQKKIVEEAVKNLEEGDVGKDIDTLGFLAYPVLQAADILIYKAEAVPVGEDQLPHIELTREIARRFNNLYDSIFPEPEAMLTEESKLPGIDGRKMSKSYNNAIYLSDDQQTVNKKVLEMKTDPQRVRRNDPGNPEVCIVYDYHRIFTDKDTVKDIDKKCRNAEIGCVDCKKILAQNLNRFLDPIRERRKEIEKDLPTYEKIFQEGTEKAKAIASETMTEVRKAMRLWEF
- a CDS encoding site-2 protease family protein; protein product: MEINWLNLIFMIPALLFAVIIHELGHGIVAYRLGDPTPKLAGRLTFNPIPHIDPLGSIILPAMLLILKFPFIFGWAKPIPVNAWNFKKLGYRKGMAVTAFAGPGMNFLSAVVFGIFYQILSSPQILITINETLGRGFIDSVLTPILIFLKYSVSINIILAIFNLLPIPPLDGGRILMSFLPPYLEQKLEPLEQWGFFIVILLMIAGLFKYVVLPPYMFLTSILLGY
- a CDS encoding NAD-binding protein, producing the protein MKICIVGAGVVGSYLAKKLSEEGYDIAIIDKDSKKVEDLQIHADIAAYNCDAFDEECIGQLKDYDLYIVATNKDEINLSVALMLRAVYNRDRIFVRVDKDILSKHEIESFLQIEIVNTFKELFKNVQMIINYPFISYLNELEEGKFIIFSYRANRPDRFTNTKIADLKDLREKVPFTLALIERDEKIFIPKGEKTILEGDLLYILIEKDRLDQFIDLSNIQFTPVKDVVFLGVSKVGKSILKRLYEEKKLKIKVIDQDINLCEEIASEFPGIMVLNGKITDQELLKSERVGDSDLVISASYREDNILACIIAKKLNAKKVLAVIEKPEYEEIAFSLGIDIPIVARKLIARKVYRKIRHRGLRDIFELKENVKVYEQIVNKKLSGKKISEIPLKNSVVLSVVREGKMNIVHGNFVLKEGDILVILEKEEEENE
- a CDS encoding FeoA family protein gives rise to the protein MKLSQVAKGKKCRIKKLDFTPEMKRRLLELGLFPGQEIEVVQDAPFGGPVKIKIKDYCLALRRSEANHIEVEEENEQ
- the gap gene encoding type I glyceraldehyde-3-phosphate dehydrogenase, whose protein sequence is MTIRVGINGFGRIGRNFFRACVDNPDIEIVGINDLTDAHTLAHLLKYDSVHGRFSKNVEAKGNSIVVEGKEIEVTAIKDPAQLPWKDLDVDIVIESTGVFRDREGASKHLQAGAKKVIISAPGKNPDLTVVLGVNEENYDPEKHNIISNASCTTNCLAPIAKILHKEFGIIKGYMVTVHAYTNDQRILDLPHKDLRRARAAAVNIIPTTTGAAKAVGEVLPELKGKLDGTARRVPVADGSIVDLTVVVEKETTEEEINAKMKEYAEGEMKGILEYSEDPLVSQDIVGNPHSSIFDALSTKVIGGNFVHVSSWYDNEWGYSNRLKDLVLFMAEKGL
- the murF gene encoding UDP-N-acetylmuramoyl-tripeptide--D-alanyl-D-alanine ligase is translated as MEIKELFNLFGKKTSQNSRIKKFKIDSRQIEKGDFFVPIKGSRYDGHLFIKDAIKKGAVGFFTQKKDPHPGSLHVRSTLEALIKVGKHKRKKLSFAIGITGTSGKTTTKELLDFVLSDHFKTYSTPGNLNNEIGHPLTLANIPEGTQAGIFELGAGKIGDISYLVSISQPEIRVLTSVGYGHTEKFGSFENVIRGKGEILEGGDVGIIPYCVKDFYQHKNVITFGSEEGSDIKILSVNINDNGTEGIIQIGKKSYRVEMPVFNMAVFNNLGAVFGVLQYLEIDPEKTIEKLRLFYLPEGRGKVIRQKNITIIDDSYNANPLSVENAIKTLSMMKGKKIIVLGDMLELGVYSIQKHKEVGKLIQNSSIDTAVFYGEQMRYAYEILKGKKDVYYFEQKRDIADFISSQKEKTTVWIKGSRGMKMEQIIHQIVQD